The Geoalkalibacter subterraneus genome contains the following window.
ACGGTGGAGTCCAGATCCATCATGGAACCACGGACGCGCTGCGCGTTCTGCGAAAACGCATCCTTCATCGATACCACTATGCCCAGTCCGAGATCGCCGTTCATCTATCGCCGTTCCGTTTGCTCACGTTCAAAATCAAGTTGCCGCTCGAGGGCCTCGACGAACTGACGCCGGACCCTGAGCGGTAGCGAGCGGGTTTCCAACCAGCCCCAGTGCAGTCCGCCGTAAGCGAGAAAGAATGCGTCGCTTACAAGCGAACTCCGGGGAACAAAAAAGCCGGTTCGGCCTCCAGGCGGGTACGGATCTTGGTGCCGCAGCCATCGCATTCGGTCTCGACCGAGGTGTCGATTCCCGCGTCGACCCGCGACATCTCCTGCCGCAGCGCGTTGCGGTCGCGCATCGACATTTCCGCCAGGCTCTTCTTGGAGGGAGCCTTGCCGTCGATGTCGAGGACGCGGATGAGCATGGCCGAGGTGATGTTGGGCTCGCGCAGGCTGGCCAGACGCTTTTCCTTGTGGCCGTCGAGATATCCGAAGCGCACGGTTTTTTTCGAGCCGGGCAGCTTGAAAGCGAACTCGCGCTCCTCGCCGTAGGGGGTGACCTTGAGATCCTCGAGATTGATGGTCACAAAGTTGCTCATGCGGCAGGCGCTGTTCGGGCAGCTCAGCTCCAGTTCAACCTCGTCGCCGAGGGAAATCTGGCGCAGGCGGACCAGGGCGAACAACCGGTCACCCGAGAGCAGGTTCATCACCTCGGAAAGATCGGGGTCGGTCTTCTCGCCCAGCCGGACGAAACAGTTGCGGAGCACCTGGTTGATCGCCTCTCCGGAACGGATCAGGCGCTGGTTGGTAAGCAGTTCTTCCTCGGCCCCGGTCATTTCCCGAAGCTCGAGTTCAGTGCCGCTTGGCAGTTCAAAGCTGTACATGGTCGATCCTCCGGTTTAGGTCCAGTATTGGAAGCAGATGGTGAGCTTCTCGATGGTGTTCTCGGTGTTGCCGCCCTCGAGCTCGTCGTATTCGAGCGCCTTCACCCAGGCCCCGTGCAGGGTCCAGCGGCGGGTCTCGTTGCCGGTGCGGTCGTAGCGGACAACGTCGATGTCGCGCATGTAGTCGGCCGGAAGACCGCCGGTGACGGCGTTCACGTCCACCTGTTTCTTGATCCATTCGCGTGCCGCCTCGTCGGAGCCGTCCTGCAGGGTGCCTTTCTCGAGGGTGATGTCCTCGAACTTGACCCGCCCCGCCACCTTTTGGTCGAACATCGAACCGGCCGGGGCAAAGGCCACTTCCTCGAATTCGGTTTTTGGCTCCTGTCCCTTGTGGAACAGGGCCACGTCGAAGCCATTTACCTCGATGGCGAATTGCCAGTTCTGGTAAAGGCTCT
Protein-coding sequences here:
- a CDS encoding phage tail protein, whose product is MPKSLYQNWQFAIEVNGFDVALFHKGQEPKTEFEEVAFAPAGSMFDQKVAGRVKFEDITLEKGTLQDGSDEAAREWIKKQVDVNAVTGGLPADYMRDIDVVRYDRTGNETRRWTLHGAWVKALEYDELEGGNTENTIEKLTICFQYWT